The following proteins come from a genomic window of Musa acuminata AAA Group cultivar baxijiao chromosome BXJ1-7, Cavendish_Baxijiao_AAA, whole genome shotgun sequence:
- the LOC135584738 gene encoding uncharacterized protein LOC135584738 isoform X2 translates to MALLGFCCCFFLVYLLIVLISFIVDHAFRDRGGGASQRDEREGPPESLGEKEESCVRFKFQHQISNYQRGNCDEEPEAAVPVDGGDESSHGLSSEKDFRGFMEEPKATTSCTELDSGAAAAAADDDAVHNASDSIEIKDKILLGNSEVVEENGACSLSEEFSGFDSETDSISMSDGYSVHDLVVDSDGFLSERDFDGEEEQLRKSLNQEEEEEEEEEEEEEEEEEEADEADDRLQETTNLTCSHAPQIEFTDSSDDDLDSTSRGCSPMKSPEEVLDAEEAGDEPDAAADESEKKNQFKVSGDEEYSELELLWEHQDLIEQLRMELRRARDIGLPTILEESESPRTVEDLKPLKMDESFLHEDPLDELHRAYRSYRERMRKFDILNYQKMYAIGFLQVKDPLRSLGPRKTLALAISSILSQSFWSIRRKPSSEPSDKFIKELQSDLEVVYVGQTCLSWEFLRWQYEKARELPESDPYRSHHFNQVAGEFQQFQVVIQRFVENETFQGPRLPNYIRNRCVLRNLLQVPLIREDGAREKMEDHHKGCYDITSEMIEDAMEESIRIFWEFVKADKDETPGILKGFMGAHVDLQDPSDFDLMEDIQSDLRKKEKKLKDIVRTGNCIVKKFKRPKEDRSNQDLFFSQVDLKLVARVLRMSTITTDQLVWCHKKLSKISMVERKIYREPSFLLFPC, encoded by the exons ATGGCGCTCCTTGGTTTCTGTTGCTGCTTCTTTCTTGTCTATCTTCTGATCGTTTTGATCAGCTTCATCGTCGATCACGCTTTCAG AGATAGGGGAGGAGGAGCTTCGCAGAGAGATGAGCGCGAAGGTCCGCCTGAATCCTTGGGGGAGAAAGAGGAATCGTGCGTCAGGTTTAAGTTCCAGCATCAGATATCGAATTACCAGAGAGGCAATTGCGATGAGGAACCAGAAGCTGCGGTACCTGTTGATGGAGGAGATGAGTCTTCTCACGGCCTCTCGTCCGAGAAAGACTTCCGCGGGTTCATGGAAGAGCCGAAAGCCACAACCTCTTGTACCGAGCTCGATTcaggagcagcagcagctgctgctgatgatgatgCCGTGCACAATGCCAGCGATTCGATCGAGATCAAGGACAAGATATTGCTGGGAAATTCTGAGGTCGTGGAAGAGAATGGAGCATGTTCTTTGTCGGAGGAATTCTCCGGCTTCGATTCGGAGACCGACTCCATTAGCATGAGCGATGGTTACTCGGTGCACGACCTCGTCGTGGACTCAGATGGTTTCTTGTCCGAGAGAGACTTCGATGGAGAAGAAGAACAGCTGCGGAAGAGTCtgaaccaagaagaagaagaagaagaagaagaagaagaagaagaagaagaagaagaagaagaagctgatgAAGCTGATGACAGGCTTCAAGAAACAACGAATCTGACATGTTCTCATGCACCCCAAATCGAGTTCACCGATTCCAGCGACGACGATCTTGATTCGACGAGCAGAGGTTGCAGTCCTATGAAAAGCCCTGAGGAAGTCCTCGATGCAGAAGAGGCAGGAGACGAACCAGATGCTGCTGCTGATGAGTCGGAGAAGAAGAATCAGTTCAAGGTGTCAGGAGACGAGGAGTACAGCGAGCTGGAGCTGCTCTGGGAGCACCAGGACCTGATAGAACAGCTGAGGATGGAGCTGAGGAGAGCGAGGGACATCGGTCTGCCGACGATTCTGGAGGAGTCAGAGAGCCCCCGAACAGTGGAGGATCTGAAGCCATTAAAGATGGACGAGAGCTTCCTTCACGAGGATCCACTGGACGAGCTGCACAGGGCTTACAGGAGCTACAGGGAGAGGATGAGGAAGTTCGACATCCTCAACTACCAGAAAATGTACGCAATAG GTTTCCTGCAGGTGAAGGATCCTCTCAGATCACTGGGGCCTCGAAAGACATTAGCCTTAGCAATCTCATCCATCCTCTCCCAAAGCTTCTGGTCGATTCGTCGCAAACCCAGCTCCGAACCTTCAGACAAGTTCATCAAGGAGCTTCAGAGTGACCTGGAAGTGGTGTACGTTGGCCAGACATGCCTGTCATGGGAGTTCTTGAGATGGCAGTACGAGAAAGCTCGGGAATTGCCGGAATCCGATCCATACCGAAGCCACCACTTCAATCAAGTGGCAGGAGAATTCCAACAGTTCCAAGTGGTCATCCAGAGATTCGTCGAGAACGAAACATTTCAAGGGCCGAGGCTGCCAAACTACATCAGAAACCGATGCGTTCTCCGAAATCTTCTCCAAGTTCCTTTGATCAGAG AGGATGGAGCGAGAGAGAAGATGGAGGATCACCACAAGGGATGCTATGACATCACAAGTGAGATGATAGAAGATGCCATGGAGGAATCCATCAGGATCTTCTGGGAATTTGTCAAGGCAGACAAGGATGAAACCCCAGGTATTCTGAAAGGGTTCATGGGAGCTCATGTCGACCTGCAAGACCCATCAGACTTTGACCTCATGGAAGACATCCAATCCGATCTCCGCAAG AAAGAGAAGAAGCTCAAAGACATTGTAAGAACTGGCAACTGCATAGTCAAGAAGTTCAAAAGGCCAAAGGAAGATCGATCAAATCAGGACCTTTTCTTCTCCCAAGTAGACCTGAAGCTGGTGGCAAGAGTGCTGAGAATGTCTACAATCACAACCGATCAATTGGTGTGGTGCCACAAGAAACTGAGCAAGATTAGCATGGTGGAGAGAAAGATCTACAGGGAGCCTTCCTTCTTGCTATTCCCATGTTGA
- the LOC135584738 gene encoding uncharacterized protein LOC135584738 isoform X3 encodes MALLGFCCCFFLVYLLIVLISFIVDHAFRDRGGGASQRDEREGPPESLGEKEESCVRFKFQHQISNYQRGNCDEEPEAAVPVDGGDESSHGLSSEKDFRGFMEEPKATTSCTELDSGAAAAAADDDAVHNASDSIEIKDKILLGNSEVVEENGACSLSEEFSGFDSETDSISMSDGYSVHDLVVDSDGFLSERDFDGEEEQLRKSLNQEEEEEEEEEEEEEEEEEEADEADDRLQETTNLTCSHAPQIEFTDSSDDDLDSTSRGCSPMKSPEEVLDAEEAGDEPDAAADESEKKNQFKVSGDEEYSELELLWEHQDLIEQLRMELRRARDIGLPTILEESESPRTVEDLKPLKMDESFLHEDPLDELHRAYRSYRERMRKFDILNYQKMYAIGFLQVKDPLRSLGPRKTLALAISSILSQSFWSIRRKPSSEPSDKFIKELQSDLEVVYVGQTCLSWEFLRWQYEKARELPESDPYRSHHFNQVAGEFQQFQVVIQRFVENETFQGPRLPNYIRNRCVLRNLLQVPLIRVLLQRMERERRWRITTRDAMTSQVR; translated from the exons ATGGCGCTCCTTGGTTTCTGTTGCTGCTTCTTTCTTGTCTATCTTCTGATCGTTTTGATCAGCTTCATCGTCGATCACGCTTTCAG AGATAGGGGAGGAGGAGCTTCGCAGAGAGATGAGCGCGAAGGTCCGCCTGAATCCTTGGGGGAGAAAGAGGAATCGTGCGTCAGGTTTAAGTTCCAGCATCAGATATCGAATTACCAGAGAGGCAATTGCGATGAGGAACCAGAAGCTGCGGTACCTGTTGATGGAGGAGATGAGTCTTCTCACGGCCTCTCGTCCGAGAAAGACTTCCGCGGGTTCATGGAAGAGCCGAAAGCCACAACCTCTTGTACCGAGCTCGATTcaggagcagcagcagctgctgctgatgatgatgCCGTGCACAATGCCAGCGATTCGATCGAGATCAAGGACAAGATATTGCTGGGAAATTCTGAGGTCGTGGAAGAGAATGGAGCATGTTCTTTGTCGGAGGAATTCTCCGGCTTCGATTCGGAGACCGACTCCATTAGCATGAGCGATGGTTACTCGGTGCACGACCTCGTCGTGGACTCAGATGGTTTCTTGTCCGAGAGAGACTTCGATGGAGAAGAAGAACAGCTGCGGAAGAGTCtgaaccaagaagaagaagaagaagaagaagaagaagaagaagaagaagaagaagaagaagaagctgatgAAGCTGATGACAGGCTTCAAGAAACAACGAATCTGACATGTTCTCATGCACCCCAAATCGAGTTCACCGATTCCAGCGACGACGATCTTGATTCGACGAGCAGAGGTTGCAGTCCTATGAAAAGCCCTGAGGAAGTCCTCGATGCAGAAGAGGCAGGAGACGAACCAGATGCTGCTGCTGATGAGTCGGAGAAGAAGAATCAGTTCAAGGTGTCAGGAGACGAGGAGTACAGCGAGCTGGAGCTGCTCTGGGAGCACCAGGACCTGATAGAACAGCTGAGGATGGAGCTGAGGAGAGCGAGGGACATCGGTCTGCCGACGATTCTGGAGGAGTCAGAGAGCCCCCGAACAGTGGAGGATCTGAAGCCATTAAAGATGGACGAGAGCTTCCTTCACGAGGATCCACTGGACGAGCTGCACAGGGCTTACAGGAGCTACAGGGAGAGGATGAGGAAGTTCGACATCCTCAACTACCAGAAAATGTACGCAATAG GTTTCCTGCAGGTGAAGGATCCTCTCAGATCACTGGGGCCTCGAAAGACATTAGCCTTAGCAATCTCATCCATCCTCTCCCAAAGCTTCTGGTCGATTCGTCGCAAACCCAGCTCCGAACCTTCAGACAAGTTCATCAAGGAGCTTCAGAGTGACCTGGAAGTGGTGTACGTTGGCCAGACATGCCTGTCATGGGAGTTCTTGAGATGGCAGTACGAGAAAGCTCGGGAATTGCCGGAATCCGATCCATACCGAAGCCACCACTTCAATCAAGTGGCAGGAGAATTCCAACAGTTCCAAGTGGTCATCCAGAGATTCGTCGAGAACGAAACATTTCAAGGGCCGAGGCTGCCAAACTACATCAGAAACCGATGCGTTCTCCGAAATCTTCTCCAAGTTCCTTTGATCAGAG TTTTGTTGCAGAGGATGGAGCGAGAGAGAAGATGGAGGATCACCACAAGGGATGCTATGACATCACAAGTGAGATGA
- the LOC135584738 gene encoding uncharacterized protein LOC135584738 isoform X1, protein MALLGFCCCFFLVYLLIVLISFIVDHAFRDRGGGASQRDEREGPPESLGEKEESCVRFKFQHQISNYQRGNCDEEPEAAVPVDGGDESSHGLSSEKDFRGFMEEPKATTSCTELDSGAAAAAADDDAVHNASDSIEIKDKILLGNSEVVEENGACSLSEEFSGFDSETDSISMSDGYSVHDLVVDSDGFLSERDFDGEEEQLRKSLNQEEEEEEEEEEEEEEEEEEADEADDRLQETTNLTCSHAPQIEFTDSSDDDLDSTSRGCSPMKSPEEVLDAEEAGDEPDAAADESEKKNQFKVSGDEEYSELELLWEHQDLIEQLRMELRRARDIGLPTILEESESPRTVEDLKPLKMDESFLHEDPLDELHRAYRSYRERMRKFDILNYQKMYAIGFLQVKDPLRSLGPRKTLALAISSILSQSFWSIRRKPSSEPSDKFIKELQSDLEVVYVGQTCLSWEFLRWQYEKARELPESDPYRSHHFNQVAGEFQQFQVVIQRFVENETFQGPRLPNYIRNRCVLRNLLQVPLIREDGAREKMEDHHKGCYDITSEMIEDAMEESIRIFWEFVKADKDETPGILKGFMGAHVDLQDPSDFDLMEDIQSDLRKVVHASPVLQLSLLFSCNLLLFGAEREEAQRHCKNWQLHSQEVQKAKGRSIKSGPFLLPSRPEAGGKSAENVYNHNRSIGVVPQETEQD, encoded by the exons ATGGCGCTCCTTGGTTTCTGTTGCTGCTTCTTTCTTGTCTATCTTCTGATCGTTTTGATCAGCTTCATCGTCGATCACGCTTTCAG AGATAGGGGAGGAGGAGCTTCGCAGAGAGATGAGCGCGAAGGTCCGCCTGAATCCTTGGGGGAGAAAGAGGAATCGTGCGTCAGGTTTAAGTTCCAGCATCAGATATCGAATTACCAGAGAGGCAATTGCGATGAGGAACCAGAAGCTGCGGTACCTGTTGATGGAGGAGATGAGTCTTCTCACGGCCTCTCGTCCGAGAAAGACTTCCGCGGGTTCATGGAAGAGCCGAAAGCCACAACCTCTTGTACCGAGCTCGATTcaggagcagcagcagctgctgctgatgatgatgCCGTGCACAATGCCAGCGATTCGATCGAGATCAAGGACAAGATATTGCTGGGAAATTCTGAGGTCGTGGAAGAGAATGGAGCATGTTCTTTGTCGGAGGAATTCTCCGGCTTCGATTCGGAGACCGACTCCATTAGCATGAGCGATGGTTACTCGGTGCACGACCTCGTCGTGGACTCAGATGGTTTCTTGTCCGAGAGAGACTTCGATGGAGAAGAAGAACAGCTGCGGAAGAGTCtgaaccaagaagaagaagaagaagaagaagaagaagaagaagaagaagaagaagaagaagaagctgatgAAGCTGATGACAGGCTTCAAGAAACAACGAATCTGACATGTTCTCATGCACCCCAAATCGAGTTCACCGATTCCAGCGACGACGATCTTGATTCGACGAGCAGAGGTTGCAGTCCTATGAAAAGCCCTGAGGAAGTCCTCGATGCAGAAGAGGCAGGAGACGAACCAGATGCTGCTGCTGATGAGTCGGAGAAGAAGAATCAGTTCAAGGTGTCAGGAGACGAGGAGTACAGCGAGCTGGAGCTGCTCTGGGAGCACCAGGACCTGATAGAACAGCTGAGGATGGAGCTGAGGAGAGCGAGGGACATCGGTCTGCCGACGATTCTGGAGGAGTCAGAGAGCCCCCGAACAGTGGAGGATCTGAAGCCATTAAAGATGGACGAGAGCTTCCTTCACGAGGATCCACTGGACGAGCTGCACAGGGCTTACAGGAGCTACAGGGAGAGGATGAGGAAGTTCGACATCCTCAACTACCAGAAAATGTACGCAATAG GTTTCCTGCAGGTGAAGGATCCTCTCAGATCACTGGGGCCTCGAAAGACATTAGCCTTAGCAATCTCATCCATCCTCTCCCAAAGCTTCTGGTCGATTCGTCGCAAACCCAGCTCCGAACCTTCAGACAAGTTCATCAAGGAGCTTCAGAGTGACCTGGAAGTGGTGTACGTTGGCCAGACATGCCTGTCATGGGAGTTCTTGAGATGGCAGTACGAGAAAGCTCGGGAATTGCCGGAATCCGATCCATACCGAAGCCACCACTTCAATCAAGTGGCAGGAGAATTCCAACAGTTCCAAGTGGTCATCCAGAGATTCGTCGAGAACGAAACATTTCAAGGGCCGAGGCTGCCAAACTACATCAGAAACCGATGCGTTCTCCGAAATCTTCTCCAAGTTCCTTTGATCAGAG AGGATGGAGCGAGAGAGAAGATGGAGGATCACCACAAGGGATGCTATGACATCACAAGTGAGATGATAGAAGATGCCATGGAGGAATCCATCAGGATCTTCTGGGAATTTGTCAAGGCAGACAAGGATGAAACCCCAGGTATTCTGAAAGGGTTCATGGGAGCTCATGTCGACCTGCAAGACCCATCAGACTTTGACCTCATGGAAGACATCCAATCCGATCTCCGCAAGGTGGTGCATGCTTCTCCAGTTCTTCAACTGTCTCTACTCTTCTCCTGTAATCTCCTCTTGTTTGGTGCAGAAAGAGAAGAAGCTCAAAGACATTGTAAGAACTGGCAACTGCATAGTCAAGAAGTTCAAAAGGCCAAAGGAAGATCGATCAAATCAGGACCTTTTCTTCTCCCAAGTAGACCTGAAGCTGGTGGCAAGAGTGCTGAGAATGTCTACAATCACAACCGATCAATTGGTGTGGTGCCACAAGAAACTGAGCAAGATTAG
- the LOC103992967 gene encoding extracellular ribonuclease LE-like isoform X2: MATQTAAARTRRLHPEMKPSVTLLLLLLLLPLLAAQDFDFFYFVQQWPGSYCDTKQSCCYPSTGKPAADFGIHGLWPNYNDGSYPSNCDPKRPYNASEINDLMGRMRSSWPTLACPSGDGSRFWSHEWEKHGTCSASVLDQHSYFQTALDLKKRVNLLKLLQDAGVRPDGGFYGLGDISSAIGDAIGYAPGIECNANEFGNRQLYQIYVCVDTSGKELIRCPVYPTMLSLRNFMDW; encoded by the exons ATGGCGACGCAGACAGCTGCAGCACGTACTCGTCGCCTTCACCCCGAGATGAAGCCTTCCGTAacccttcttctgcttcttcttcttcttcccctcctgGCTGCCCAAGATTTCGACTTCTTCTACTTCGTTCAACAG TGGCCGGGCTCGTACTGCGACACCAAGCAAAGCTGCTGCTACCCTTCCACCGGGAAACCAGCGGCCGACTTCGGCATCCACGGGCTGTGGCCCAACTACAACGATGGCTCGTACCCGTCGAATTGCGACCCTAAGAGGCCTTACAATGCGTCGGAG ATCAACGATCTAATGGGGAGAATGCGATCGAGCTGGCCAACCCTAGCTTGCCCCAGCGGCGACGGCTCCCGTTTCTGGAGCCACGAGTGGGAGAAACACGGCACCTGCTCGGCGTCCGTCCTCGACCAGCACTCCTACTTCCAAACAGCTCTCGACCTCAAGAAGCGAGTCAACCTCCTCAAGCTTCTGCAAGACGCAG GTGTTCGACCAGACGGCGGCTTTTACGGCCTGGGGGACATATCTAGCGCCATCGGAGATGCCATCGGCTACGCTCCCGGAATCGAGTGCAACGCCAATGAATTCGGGAACAGGCAACTGTATCAGATCTACGTGTGTGTGGATACTTCGGGGAAGGAGCTCATCCGGTGTCCTGTCTACCCTACGA TGCTGAGCTTGAGAAATTTCATGGACTGGTGA
- the LOC103992967 gene encoding extracellular ribonuclease LE-like isoform X1: protein MATQTAAARTRRLHPEMKPSVTLLLLLLLLPLLAAQDFDFFYFVQQWPGSYCDTKQSCCYPSTGKPAADFGIHGLWPNYNDGSYPSNCDPKRPYNASEINDLMGRMRSSWPTLACPSGDGSRFWSHEWEKHGTCSASVLDQHSYFQTALDLKKRVNLLKLLQDAGVRPDGGFYGLGDISSAIGDAIGYAPGIECNANEFGNRQLYQIYVCVDTSGKELIRCPVYPTSKCSSRIEFPPF from the exons ATGGCGACGCAGACAGCTGCAGCACGTACTCGTCGCCTTCACCCCGAGATGAAGCCTTCCGTAacccttcttctgcttcttcttcttcttcccctcctgGCTGCCCAAGATTTCGACTTCTTCTACTTCGTTCAACAG TGGCCGGGCTCGTACTGCGACACCAAGCAAAGCTGCTGCTACCCTTCCACCGGGAAACCAGCGGCCGACTTCGGCATCCACGGGCTGTGGCCCAACTACAACGATGGCTCGTACCCGTCGAATTGCGACCCTAAGAGGCCTTACAATGCGTCGGAG ATCAACGATCTAATGGGGAGAATGCGATCGAGCTGGCCAACCCTAGCTTGCCCCAGCGGCGACGGCTCCCGTTTCTGGAGCCACGAGTGGGAGAAACACGGCACCTGCTCGGCGTCCGTCCTCGACCAGCACTCCTACTTCCAAACAGCTCTCGACCTCAAGAAGCGAGTCAACCTCCTCAAGCTTCTGCAAGACGCAG GTGTTCGACCAGACGGCGGCTTTTACGGCCTGGGGGACATATCTAGCGCCATCGGAGATGCCATCGGCTACGCTCCCGGAATCGAGTGCAACGCCAATGAATTCGGGAACAGGCAACTGTATCAGATCTACGTGTGTGTGGATACTTCGGGGAAGGAGCTCATCCGGTGTCCTGTCTACCCTACGAGTAAGTGCTCTTCCCGAATCGAGTTCCCTCCGTTTTGA
- the LOC135679299 gene encoding uncharacterized protein LOC135679299: protein MTLKSVLRALQEVFPQIDLRILRAVAVEHSEDVDAAVEFILSDVLPIITEPAEASNPYISLDAEQSLNVGAYSREDANRANLLPCHNVIVEQKESLLPSEAESDMNLFADHAHSEPQSSVLMLAGNCSNVLGKNETLETKLEEEVSVPQTVEAKCDVMDADVQELGKTKLDGTPAATSDSCSTLSFQTVQNNVDLMECGTQIEKAVSSCISEHEEQLLGAFKDVAKLQDKMGL, encoded by the exons ATGACTCTGAAGTCAGTGCTTCGTGCTCTGCAGGAGGTCTTCCCGCAG ATTGATCTCCGAATACTTAGGGCTGTCGCTGTTGAACATTCTGAAGATGTTGATGCTGCAGTAGAGTTCATTCTATCTGATGTTTTACCAATCATAACTGAACCAGCAGAAGCATCAAATCCCTATATTTCTCTTGATGCAGAACAATCACTTAACG TAGGTGCTTATTCACGGGAAGACGCGAATCGGGCAAATCTACTACCATGTCACAATGTAATTGTTGAGCAAAAAGAGAGTCTTCTACCTTCTGAAGCCGAATCAGATATGAATCTTTTCGCTGATCATGCTCATTCAGAGCCACAATCCTCTGTTCTGATGCTTGCTGGAAATTGTTCTAATGTCCTTGGAAAGAATGAAACCTTGGAAACCAAACTGGAGGAAGAAGTTAGTGTGCCACAGACCGTTGAAGCTAAGTGTGATGTTATGGATGCTGATGTCCAAGAATTGGGCAAGACAAAACTTGATGGCACTCCAGCAGCTACTTCAGACAGTTGTTCTACATTGTCATTCCAAACTGTTCAAAACAATGTAGATCTGATGGAATGTGGAACACAGATAGAGAAGGCTGTGAGCAGTTGCATTAGTGAGCATGAAGAACAGTTACTAGGAGCATTCAAGGATGTTGCCAAACTCCAAGATAAAATGGGACTTTGA
- the LOC135679301 gene encoding uncharacterized protein LOC135679301, which translates to MGRDSKPKESGGKGKGKQAASSAIDDNASKGKGKGGKSSDGLGTCTYGKARHICEKQGKINEAYKKLQDGWLSNGDKVPPAEFAKVAAEYSECPSGKEGGDVGWFPRGKMAGPFQDAAFSTPIGATSAPFKSTHGYHIILCEGRKN; encoded by the exons ATGGGGAGGGACTCGAAACCCAAGGAATCAGGTGGGAAGGGGAAGGGAAAGCAAGCAGCTTCCTCCGCAATTGATGATAATGCCTCCAAGGGTAAAGGGAAGGGTGGCAAGTCAAGTGATGGGCTTGGTACCTGCACTTATGGTAAAG CAAGGCACATATGTGAAAAACAAGGCAAGATTAATGAAGCATACAAGAAGCTCCAAGATGGCTGGCTAAGCAATGGAGACAAGGTTCCCCCTGCTGAATTTGCAAAG GTGGCAGCAGAATATTCCGAGTGTCCATCAGGAAAGGAAGGTGGAGACGTTGGATGGTTTCCGAGGGGAAAAATGGCTGGTCCTTTTCAGGATGCCGCATTTAGTACACCTATTGGAGCTACTAGCGCGCCATTTAAATCAAC GCATGGGTACCACATCATTCTTTGTGAAGGGAGGAAAAATTAA
- the LOC135679300 gene encoding fructose-bisphosphate aldolase-lysine N-methyltransferase, chloroplastic-like, protein MAVPRLLLHLVYPTSSSLLLANCKPSPLPVLNIGCSSRRISTAAAQRAPPSEAAVDDFWRWLCERGVVAASSAVTVKPGFVPEGLGLVAQRDLPRNEVVVEVPKRLWIDSDTAVASEIGRLCAGLKPWVSIALFLLRERALGTASPWHPYLDILPPSTNSTIFWSEEELSEIEGTQLLNTTMGAKEYVESEFVKAEAEVILPNKHLFPSAITLLDFLWAFGILRSRAFSRGRGENLALVPLADLINHSSSITQEDSSWEIKGKGIFSRELIFSLRTPVYVKSGEQVHIHYDIAKSNADLALDYGFVEQRPDRDAYTFTLEISESDPFYGDKLDIAESNGLDETAYFDIALGCPLPLLMLPYLRLVALGGTDAFLLESVFINTIWGHLELPVSRANEEAICRVVRQACKSALSAYHTTVEEDEKLMEGDNLDERLRIAVCIRAGEKKVLQQIDDAFRERESELDALEYYQERRLKDLGLVGEQGEIIFWESK, encoded by the exons ATGGCGGTGCCCCGTCTTCTTCTCCACCTCGTCTACCCGACCTCGTCGTCCCTCCTCCTCGCCAACTGCAAGCCGTCGCCCCTACCTGTCCTCAACATCGGCTGTAGCAGCAGAAGGATCAGCACCGCCGCTGCGCAGCGCGCCCCCCCGTCGGAGGCCGCCGTCGATGACTTCTGGCGGTGGCTTTGTGAGCGGGGAGTGGTCGCCGCCTCGTCCGCCGTGACCGTGAAGCCGGGCTTCGTGCCGGAGGGCCTGGGCCTCGTGGCCCAGAGGGACCTCCCCCGCAacgaggtggtggtggaggtccCCAAGAGGCTCTGGATCGACTCCGACACGGCAGTCGCCTCCGAGATCGGGAGGCTGTGCGCCGGCCTTAAGCCCTGGGTGTCCATCGCCCTCTTTCTCCTACGGGAGAGGGCCCTGGGCACGGCCTCTCCCTGGCACCCCTATCTCGACATTCTTCCGCCCTCTACCAATTCCACTATCTTCTG GTCAGAAGAGGAGCTTTCTGAAATAGAAG GAACTCAGTTATTGAACACGACAATGGGTGCTAAAGAGTATGTGGAAAGTGAATTTGTCAAAGCAGAAGCGGAAGTGATACTTCCAAACAAACATCTCTTTCCTTCAGCTATAACATTGCTTGATTTTCTGTGGGCTTTCGGAATTCTCAGATCAAGGGCCTTTTCACGTGGTCGTGGTGAAAATCTTGCTCTTGTTCCATTGGCTGATCTT ATTAACCACAGTTCCAGTATCACTCAAGAGGATTCTTCTTGGGAGATTAAAGGAAAGGGCATCTTTTCTAGGGAACTGATATTCTCTTTACGAACACCAGTCTATGTGAAATCTGGTGAGCAG GTGCATATCCACTACGACATCGCGAAGAGTAATGCTGACTTGGCGCTTGATTATGGCTTTGTTGAACAGAGGCCAGATCGGGATGCATATACTTTTACACTAGAGATTAGTGAATCTGATCCATTTTATGGAGACAAACTAGACATTGCAGAGTCAAATGGTTTAGATGAAACTGCATACTTTGATATAGCTCTAGGTTGCCCACTTCCCCTATTGATGCTTCCATATTTACGGTTGGTAGCTCTTGGAGGAACAGATGCTTTTCTCTTAGAATCAGTTTTCATAAATACAATTTGGGGTCATCTGGAATTGCCGGTGAGTCGTGCCAATGAGGAAGCCATTTGCCGTGTCGTCAGACAGGCCTGCAAATCTGCTCTCTCTGCTTACCACACTACCGTAGAAGAG GATGAAAAACTTATGGAAGGGGATAATTTGGATGAAAGACTTCGAATCGCTGTTTGTATAAGAGCCGGCGAGAAGAAAGTTCTCCAGCAGATCGACGATGCTTTCCGAGAGAGAGAGTCCGAGTTGGATGCTTTGGAGTATTATCAGGAGAGGAGGCTCAAGGATCTGGGACTGGTTGGGGAGCAGGGTGAAATCATCTTCTGGGAATCTAAGTAG